Genomic DNA from Sphingobium sp. V4:
CCTTTCTCATAACCAAATAGTTCTGCTTCGATCAGCTCGCGCGGAATGGCCGCCATGTTGATCGCCACGAATGGCTTGGTGCGGCGCTGGCCCAGGCTGTGAATCGCTTCGGCCACCAGTTCCTTGCCCGTCCCCGATTCGCCCAGCACCAGGATGGACAGATCGTTGGACAATACGCGGGCGATCGTCCGATACACTTCCTGCATCGCCGGCGAACGGCCGACCAGCGGCAGGCCGTCATGGGGCAGGCCGCCCTCTCCGTCCGCTTCCTCCGCGCTGTGCCGCATCCCCAGCGCATCGGCGACTGCGCGGGTCAGTTCGTTGAGATCGAAGGGTTTGGGCAGATATTCAAACGCGCCCTTCTCGGTCGCGCGGATCGCGGTGTTCAGCGTATTCTGCGCCGACAGGATGATCACACTCAGTTCCGGCCTGTTCGCCAGAATCTCGGCCACGCCGTCCAGCCCGTCGCCATCGGGCAGCATGACATCGGTAATCAGAACATCAGGCGCGAAACTGTCCATCAGCGCGGACCGCTCGCGGATGGAGGCTGCGGTCTTGACCTTGTGCCCCTGCCGCCGCAGCGCCTCGCCCACCACCACGCAGATGGCGGGATCGTCGTCCACGACCAGGATCGTGCCCGTCACGGCCATCATGCCATCCCCATGGGCAGGAGGATGCGAAAGGTCGATTCGCCCGCCTCGGCGTCACGCGAATATTGAACGAAGCCGCTCATGTCGCGCACCAATTTGTCGACCAGCGCCAGCCCCAGCCCCTGCCCGTCGCGCTTGCCGGTGATGAACGGATTGAACAGATGGTCCAGGATATGCTCCGGCACACCCGGTCCATTGTCGATCACGACGATTTCGATCGGCAGGACGGCGCTGCCCTTGCCGCCGCCGACCACGACCGACACGCCATGGCGGAAGGCAGTCTCGACCCGGATGCGCGGCTTGGCGACATGCTCCAGCGCTTCGGCCGCGTTCTTGAGCAGGTTGATCATCACCTGCACCAGCGCATCCTCATTGATATTGGCGAATGGCAATGATGGATCATAATGCTTTATGATTCTTATATTTCTTGCAAATCCTGCGGCCGCGATCCCGGCCGCGCGATCGATCAGCGGATAGATGTTGCCGGGCCGGCATTCCAATGTCCGGTCGGTGGTGAAATCCTGCATCCGGTCGATCAAAGCGGCGATCCGGTCCACTTCGTTGCAGATGAGCTGCGTCAGCGCCGCATCCCGTCCGCCATGGCTGGATTCGAGCAGTTGGGCCGCGCCACGAATGCCCGACAGCGGGTTCTTGATCTCATGCGCCAGGATCGCCGCGGCGCCCATGGCGGACCGGGCCCCGCCCGACGAGCCGCGATGGCCGATCTTGCGCGCCTGGCTCTGGGCATGGAGGGACACCACGCGCCAGCCGTCATGATCGACGATCGGCGCGATCATCAGGTCGACCTCCATTTCCGCGGTGCGGCCGGCATGGACCTTGATGTCATAGGCCGCAATCGGCTTGTTGTTATGCCAGATGTCGAAGCGGGCGCCCGCTTCCGCGATCCGGATGGTGCGCGCCACATCGCTGCCGATGATCGCAGAGCGTGCCATGTTGAGCAGGGTTTCAGCGCGGACATTGGCGTCCGCGATGCTGTTGTCGGGTTTCACCACCAGCGTCGCCACGGGCAGCGCGGTCATCTGTTCGGCCAGTGAGGGTCCGTCCTGCTGCACGCGAAGCGGCGGGACTGACGTCATCGCCCCGTTCATGCAGCCCTGCGCAGCTCCGCGGGGTGGAGGCCGGTGGCGATCAGCGGCTCATAGAAGCGGGCGAGCATGTCAAGCACGGTCTTCGCGTCCGGTTCCTGGTTGACGCTGTGGCGAAACTCGGCCGATCCGGGCAGCCCCTTGGTGTACCAGCCGATATGCTTGCGGGCCATGTTGACGCCGGTATAGCTATCATAATGGTCGAGCATTGCATGATAATGCCCGATGATCGCCTGATATTGTTCCGCCAGCGTCGGATCGGGGATGCACGTGCCGTCGGTCAGCCAAGCCATGACCTGGCCGATCAGCCACGGGCGGCCATAAGCCCCCCGCCCGATCATGACGCCATCCGCGCCGCTCTGCTCCAGCGCCGTGTCGGCATCTTCGATGGAGCAGATGTCGCCATTGACGATCACCGGCAGCTTGACCGCATCCTTGACCGAGCGGACGAACGCCCAGTCGGCGCTGCCCTTGTACATCTGGCACCGGGTGCGGCCGTGGACGGTGATGAGCTGCGCGCCCAGATCCTCGGCGATATGGGCGAGTTCGGGGGCGTTGAGGCTCGAATGATCCCAGCCCATCCGCATCTTGACGGTGACGGGAACGTCGACTGCCTCGACCGTTGCCTTGATGAGCGCGGCGGCCAGCGGCAAGTCGCGCATCAGCGCGCTACCGGCATCGCCATTGACGACCTTCTTGACCGGGCAGCCCATGTTGATGTCGATGATCGCCGCACCGCGATCGGCGTTGAGCTTGGCCGCCTCCGCCATTTCGGTCGGCGAACATCCCGCCAGCTGCATCGACACCGGTTCCTCCAGCGGATGCCAGGCGGCCTTCTGCAACGACTGGCGCGTCTCGCGGATCATCGCTGCGGATGCGATCATCTCAGTGACGTTGAGGCCCGATCCGTAGCGTCGGACCAGCGTGCGGAAGGGCATGTCGGTGACGCCGGTCATCGGCGCCAGCACGACCGGCATGTCGATCGTTACCGGACCGATGGCGATGGGAGAAAGCCTGTGCATGATCTACTTTGGGAAAACTGCCTAAAAAACAGGCAGCCTTTAGCGGAAATCGCGTCCGGCGGCAAGGCGCGGACAAGACGGGCCCATGGCGCCGCCCCTTTCAGTCCGCCGCGCGACCCGCTATGCGCCGCGCATGACAGCAAGCAGAAAGATTGTCGCCCTGATCGTCGCCGCAGGCCAGGGGAACCGGGCGGGCGGCGATGCCCCGAAGCAATTCCGAATCGTCGCGGGCAAGGCCGTCCTCGCCCACGCCCATGACGCGCTGGCGGCGCATGGCCGGATTGACGCCATCCATGTCGTCCTGGGCGAAGGGCAGGCGGAGACGGCGCGCGCCCTTCTGGGCGATCGTGCGGCCGCCTTCGTCACTGGGGCGAACAGCCGGCGCGGCTCGGTCCGCGCGGGGCTGGAGGCAATCGCGGCGGCGGGCGGCGCGGACATCGTGCTGATCCACGACGCGGCCCGCCCCTTCCTGCCCGGTGCTGCCATCGACCGGCTGCTCGCGGCGCTCGACCGCGACGAAGGCGCAATCCCGGTCCTGCCCGTCGCCGATACGCTGGTGCGGGGTGTCGATGGCGTGATGGGCCAGGGCGTGGATCGTGCCGGACTGCACAGGGTGCAGACCCCCCAGGCATTCCGTTTCGAGTCCATCCTCGCCGCCCATCGCGCCTGGGACGATGCGCGGGAAGCCACCGACGATGCACAGATATTACGAGCGTGGGGCCGTGACGTCATGATGGTGCCAGGCGATGAAAGGCTGGAGAAATTGACCTATCCGCAGGATTTCGCGCGCGCCGAAGCCCGATTGGCGATGGCGTGCACCACGCGCGTCGGCATGGGGTATGACGTCCATCGGCTGGCCCCTGACGAGGAATTGTGGCTGGGCGGCATATTGGTCCCGCACGATCGCGGCCTGGCCGGGCACAGCGATGCCGACGTGGCCCTCCATGCCATTGTCGACGCCCTGCTCGGCGCGCTGGCGGAGGGAGACATCGGCAGCCACTTCCCGCCATCCGATCCGCAATGGCGCGGCGCTTCGTCCGATCGCTTCCTCGCCTATGCGCGCGACCGGGTGACGGCGCGGGATGGACGGATCGAGCATGTTGATCTGACGATCATCTGCGAAGCACCCAAGATCGGCCCGCATCGCGACGCCATGCGCGCGCGGATCGCGGAGATACTGGCGGTGCCGGTCGACCGGGTCAGCGTCAAGGCGACGACGACCGAGCGGCTGGGCTTTGCCGGCCGGCGCGAAGGCATCGCCGCGCAGGCTGTTGCCACCCTGTCCCTCCCCGCGCTATCCTGATCCCATGCCCGATACCGTCCTACCGACCCAATTGGTCGAACTCGCCGAAAAGGTCATCATCGCCAATCGTCGCGCCGGGCGCACGATCGCCGTCGCGGAAAGCTGCACCGGCGGGCTGGTGTCGGCGGCGCTCACCGAAATCGCCGGCTCGTCCGAGGTGTTCGAAGCCGGTTTCATCACTTATTCCAATGATATGAAGGCAGAACTTCTGAAAGTTTCGCATGATGTGCTGGACACGTTCGGCGCGGTGTCCATCGCCACCGCCTGGGCGATGGCGCAGGGCGCCCTGACCAAGAGCCATGCCCATGTCGCGGTCGCCATCACCGGGATCGCCGGACCGGGCGGCGGCAGCGAGCAGAAGCCGGTCGGCACGGTCGTCTTCGCCCGCGCCGAACGCGGCGCCAGCCCGGACAAGGTCGTGGCCGACATGCGCCACTTCGCGGACAATGGCCGGGGCGGTGTCCGCCTTCAGGCGGCGCTGTGCGCGCTGGAACTGCTGTTGCCCGAAGGGGCATAAAGCTCGGCCGCCCGCGTCTCGAATGCGCCGATCATCTTGCGCAACGCCTTGTCGAAGAACTGCCCGGCGAGCATCTCGAACAGGCGGTTCTTGAACTCGAACTCCACTTCGAAATCGACCAGCACGCCGCCTTGCCCGTCGTCCCGAAACCGCCATTCATTGTGCAGATGCTTCAATGGTCCGTCGAGATAATCGACCCGGACATGATCGGGACGATGCTTGTGGACGCGGGAGGTGAAGCTTTCCTTCACCCCCTTGAAGCCGACGATCATGTCGGCGACCATTTCCGTGTCGCTGTCGGCGCGCACCCGGATCGCGCTCACCCAGGGCAGGAATTGCGGGTAGGCCGCGACGTCCGATACCAGATCGAACATCTGCCTGGGGGTATAGGGAAGCTGGCGCGTCTCTTGATGCTTGGGCATTGACGGATCAGGCCTTCGCCGCCGCCTTGGCCAGCTTCGCGTCGCGCGCAGCCTTCATCTCGGCGAAATCCTGCCCGGCATGATAGCTGGAGCGGGTCAGGGGGCTGGACGCCACCTGCAGGAAGCCCTTGGCCCGCGCGATCGCCGCATAGGCGTTGAAGGCGGCCGGCGTCACGAATTCCATCACCTTGGCGTGCTTGGGCGTGGGCTGGAGATATTGGCCCATCGTCAGGAAGTCGATGTCGGCCGATCGCATGTCGTCCATCACCTGGTGCACCTCCAGCCGTTCCTCGCCCAGGCCCAGCATGATGCCCGACTTGGTGAAGATCGACGGATCGAGCTTCTTCACCGACTCCAGCAGGCGCAGCGATGCATAATAGCGGGCGCCGGGACGGATGGTGGGATAGAGGCGCGGCACCGTTTCGAGATTGTGGTTGTACACGTCGGGCCGGGCGGCGACGATCATCTCGACGGCGCGCTCATGCTTGTTGCGGAAGTCCGGGGTCAGGATCTCGATCGTTGTGTCCGGGGTCGTCCGGCGCAGCGCCTCGATCACCTTGACGAACTGCGCGGCGCCGCCGTCGGGCAGGTCGTCACGGTCGACCGAGGTGATGACGATATGCTCCAGCCCCATTTCTGCACAGGCGTCGGCCAGATTCTGCGGTTCGTTGACATCGACCTTGCGGGGCATCCCGGTCTTGACATTGCAGAAGGCGCAGGCGCGGGTGCAGACATCGCCCAGGATCATCACCGTGGCGTGCTTCTTGGTCCAGCATTCGCCGATATTGGGGCAGGCCGCCTCCTCGCAGACCGTGTTCAGCCCCTTGTCGCGCATCAGCTTGCGCGTCTCATGATAGGCGGGGCTGGTCGGAGCCTTGACGCGAATCCAGTCGGGCTTGCGGGCGCGTTCCGGCTTGGCGATGCCGGGAATGGGGGCGATGTCGGTCATGCGCCCCAGATAGCGATGCGCGGCCGCTCTTGCCAGCCCCCTATTTGTGCGGCACATCACGCGGCCATGACCGACTTTGCCGACATGCTCCAGGGCTATCACCGCTTCCGCGACACCGGCTGGAGCCAGCAGCGAGAGCGATGGGACGAACTGAACGAGGGGCAAAGCCCGAAGGTGATGGTGATCGCCTGTTCCGACAGCCGGGTCGATCCCGCGCAGATTTTCGACACCAGTCCCGGCCAGATTTTCGTCGTGCGCAATGTCGCCGCGCTGGTGCCGCCCTTCGAGACCAATCCGGGCCATCATGGCGTGTCGGCGGCGCTGGAATTTGCCGTGCAAGTGCTCAAGGTCGGCGAGATCGTCGTGATGGGCCATGGCAAATGCGGCGGTTGCAAGGCGGCGCTCAGCCATGACCTGAAGGATGCGCCTCCGGGCGAAGGCGGCTTCATCCACAACTGGATCGAATTGCTGGATGGCGCGCGCGAGACGGTGGTGGGCCGCTATGGCGAGCAGCGCGACCGCGACGTGGAGCGCGCGATGGAACTGGAGGCGGTCAAGGTCAGCCTCGCCAACCTGCGCACCTTTCCCTGCGTCCGGTCGAAGGAACGCAAGGGCGAACTGAAACTGGTCGGCAGCTTCTTCGCCATTTCGGACGGGCAACTGCACGTCCTGGATGAGGAAAGCGGCGCCTTCTCGCCTGCCTGAAGGGGTCAGCACCGATGGCGACACCGCTGGAAGGCCGGGGCAATATCGCCCTCCTGATCGATGCGGACAACGCGTCGGCGGCGCATTTCGACTCGGTCATGACCGTGCTGGCGGAGCTTGGCACCGTCAACATCCGCCGTGCCTATGGCAATTGGAGCAAGGCGACGCTGAAGGCCTGGGCGGCGCTGTCCATCACTCAGGCGATTGAGCCGCAGCAGCAGTTCGACCTCACCAGGGGCAAGAACGCCACCGACATGAAGATGACCATCGATGCGATGGACCTGCTGGCCAGCGGGCGCGTCGACGGTTTCGGCCTCATGTCCAGCGACAGCGACTTCACCCCGCTCGTCACGCGCCTGCGCCAGAACGGCATTCCCGTCTATGGCTTCGGCAATGCCAATACGCCGGAGGGCTTCCGCCGCGCCTGCACCCGTTTCATCGACGTCGCCGCGCTGGAGGCGGCCGAGGTGCCGGTGGCGAAGCCGGCCGCGAAGCGCACGGCCAAGGCCGCGCCTGCCAAGGCCGTGGCGGCCGAAACCGAAGACAGCAAGGCCAAGCCCGTCGATCCCGAGGTGGTGAAACTGCTCATCGACGCCTATGACGCAGTGAAGCGCGACGAAAAGGGCTTCGCCGCGCTGGGCAGCGTCGGCCAGCTGGCCGGCAACCGGTCCAGCTTCGACGCGCGCAACTATGGCTATAAACGCCTGTCGGATCTGGTCCGCGCCATCCCCAATTTCATCGTCGAGGTGCGCGAGGGCGGACAGACCTGGATCAAGCGGCTGCACTGATGCCGCTTGTCGCCCGCCGCCTGATGATCCACGGCCGGGTCCAGGGCGTCTGGTACCGCGCCTGGACGGTCGAGACGGCGCGCGGGCTGGGGCTGGTGGGCTGGGTCCGCAATCGAATCGACGGCTGCGTCGAGGCGCTGGTTCAGGGCGAGGCGGACCGGATCGACCGCTTCATCGCCCTGGCGCAGGATGGTCCGCCCGCAGCGCAGGTCGCGCGGATCGATGCCACGGATGCGCCGGTCGAACCGTTCCATGCGTTTGACAAGCGGGCGACGACCTGAACCTGACCGTCGCCGCGCGGGGGCACCTCATCCGGGCTTGAACCGGATGACGTCGCCAGGCGCCGCCTTCACGAAGGCCGGCGCGGGAGGGGAAATGCGAGTTCGGCGCTGTTGCCGCACTGGGTCAGCGGCTGAAGCTCAGGCCGATCCAGAGCGTGCGCGGCGTGCCGAGGTCGATCGATCCGCCCGCATTGCGGGTCACGATCTCCTCGTCGAACAGATTTTCGCCACGCGCCACTAAGCTCACGCCATGGCCGATTGGCAGACGCGCGACCGCATCCATGGTCAAGGCGTCGGGCAGGACGTCGCTTTGCAGATCATCCTCATATTGATCCGCGACATAGCGCAGGGTCGCCGACAGTGACGGCCCCTGCTGCGGCGCCCAGGCCAGCGTCGCGCTGGTGGCATGGCGCGGACTTTGCGCCGGCGTGAAGCCGTCAAAGGCCGCGCCGGGCGCATGGACCGTGCTGTGGCTATAGGCGTAGGAGGCCGACAGGCGGACATCGCCCAGGGCCGCCGCCGCCGTCAGTTCGATCCCCTTGGCGACGATCCGTTCGACATTCCGCCGCTGGCGGGTGATGCTGTCGATCGTCACATTGGCGATGGCGTCGTCCAGCCGATTGTAGAAAGCGGTCGCCGACAGGCTGATCCCCTCGGCCGGGGTCAGGTCGATCCCGGCTTCCGCCCCCTTCAGCTTTTCCGGCACCAGCGCATCGTTGGCCCGTGTCGTGATCGGAAAGACGACGAAGGGGCGATAAAGTTCATTCAGCGTCGGCAGGCGGAACCCGCTATAGGCCGCCGCCCGTAACGCCAGTGCGTCGCTGGCCTTGTAGAGCGCGCCCACCCGTCCCGACACTTCCCAGTTGGACCGGTCGGCAAAGTCCCCGCCAGTCGCCGCGCCGGTCGTGGCGCTCACCTGCCGGTAGAAGCCGTTGCGGATCGTCCAGCGATCCGCCCGCGCGCCGCCGGTCAGCACCAGTTTTCCGATGCTCCAGTCGTCCTCGACGAACAGGCCGGTCGTCCGCTGATCGCCACCGGCATGGCGCAGGAAGGTGCGCGGATTGCTGGCGATATTGGCGTTATAGGCGTCCTCGTACATGTCGCCGGTCGCAAAGCGCGTATCCGCGCCGATTCGCAGCACATGGTCGGCGCCCACCGGCGGCCGCAGTTCGATCTTGCCGCCAAGGCCGGTGGATGGCGTGTTGCGCTGGTCGAGCGACTTGCGGAAGCTGGAGGACGAAATGACGATGTTGGAGAAGTTGCGCGTTTGGATATAGGCCAGCGCATCGACCTGCCACGGCCCCCGCGAAATATAACGGATGCTGGCATCCTGCCCTTGGCTCATGCTGTCCGCGCCGACAAAGCGCAGCGTGCGCTTATCCTCGAACAGGGTTGCGCGGAATTGCAGTTCTGACGTGGCGCCGATCGGCGCGACGGCGCGCAGATTGGTCGACCAGCCATCATAGGCGGCCGGCATGGTCGCGGCGTTGCGCTGGCTCTTTGGCGTTGTCTGGAAACCATCGCCCCGGTCCCAGCGGCCCGACAGGGAGACATAGCCGCTGTCCAGGTCGGGCGTCACGGTCGCCGACAATTCGGTCGAATCGCGGCTGCCGTAGAAGGCGCTGGCGGCGACATCGGGCAACTGGTCGCGGGTCGCGCTCGCCATCTCGATCGTGCCGGCGACCGCGCCCGCTCCGAAGGCGCCGATGCCGCCTCCGCGGGTGACGCGCACCACCGACAGCCGTTCAGGAACAAGCGCGCTGAAGGGGATATAGCCGAAGAAGGGATCGGCGATCGGCACCCCGTCGAGCAGCATCAGCGTGCGGCTCGACGCATTGCCGCCCAGCGCGCGCAGCGTCGCGCCCTGATTGGACGGGTTGGAGGATCGGCTGTCCGACCGGCGGAACTGCTGGAAGCCGGCGACATCGCCCAGCACCGTCTCGATCCGCCCGGATGCGCTGTCCAGCAGCCGCTGCCGCTCGATCACCACCGATCCATAGGCCGGCGTGCCCGGCGGCAGGTCAAGCCCCGCGCCGGTCACGACGATGGACGGCGCATCCCCCGGCGCTTCGGCCCAAGCGACAGTCGGGACAGCCAACAACAGGATGGACAGACACGGCTTCTTCATGGCGCTCCCCTCGATTTGGCCCCCTTTGTGGTTTTTCACCGTTTTTGCAAACGGAAAGGGGCCGCTTGCGATATCCCTCTCCGGAGATGGCGGGCTTATGACGCTCGACGCCTTGCGGACTGAAACCGGCGAAATGCCGCATGAGAAGTTCGCTACGGCCCAATGCGTCCCATAGCCCGAAAAAGCACTGGATATTTTCGCGTCAGGATCTGGCCCGTGGAATGTCCAGCATATGGCGCCATTCGCCTTACATGTTTCCCGGGGTCCATAGCTGGGCTTCCAGCCCCCCAACGCGAAAGCCGTTTGCGAAAATGGCGCCCGGCGCTATGGGCAGGCGCGTGGGGAGCAGATGCGCCCCACATGATCGCGCCGGTGCCCCTCGGGGCTTGAATGGGAACATGGTGAGGCGGCTTCGTTCAGAGGTCGGCAAATCCAGGGCTGTCCCTGCAACTGTAAGCGGTGAGCGCGATGCACGGGTTCCGGAACGATCCGGGACGGCCACTGGGGAAACCTGGGAAGGTGTGCATCGCGCGACGACCCGTGAGCCAGGAGACCTGCCGGCGTGGGTCGCTCATTGTCCCAGGTCCAGGGAAAGGCCGGGGCACGGAGAATGTCCGTCGAGCGACGACCAAGCGGCGCGGGCCGCTTCGGCGCAGGGTATGCGGGCGCATGACGCCGGCTCGCCGGTCCTGCGCCGGTCGATCGCACGCTGCGCATCGGCAGGCCCCGCCTTCGTTGCCGGTGTTCGGAGGGGGCCTCCATGAAATTTGTCACGACCATTTCCCTGATTGCCATAACGGCGGCGGCGCCCGCGCTGGCGCAAGCGCCCGACGGCGAAGCCAGCGCCCTGCCCGGCGACGCGATCATCGTCACCGCGTCACGCTCCGGCGAGGGCGTGAAGGCGAGCCAGTTGGGCGCGTCCGTCACGGTGATCGACAATGCCACGCTGGAAGCGCGGCAGACGCGGATCGTGTCCGACGTGCTGCGCGACGTACCCGGCATCGCCGTCAGCCGCATCGGCGGGGTCGGTGGCCAGACTCAGGTTCGCCTGCGCGGCAGCGAATCCAACCATGTACTGGTGTTGATCGACGGCATCGAGGCGGCCGATCCCTATTATGGCGAATATGACTTCGGCACGCTGATCGCCGATCCGGCCGCCCGGATCGAGATATTGCGGGGCCAGCAATCCTCACTCTACGGCTCCGATGCGATCGGCGGCGTGATCAACTACATCACCCTGTCGGGCCGCGAAGCGCCGGGCATCAGGGGTCGGATCGAGGGCGGCTCCTTTGGCACCGTCAGCGGCGCGGCACGCGTCGCGGGCGCCGGCGACGCCCTCGATTATGCGCTGTCCGCGTCCTATTACGACACGGACGGCTATCCTACCGCGCGCGGCGGCAGCAGGGACATCGGCTCGCAAAGCCTGGGCACGAGCGGAAAGCTGAACTGGACGCCGACCGACAATATCAAGCTGACCGGCGTGGTACGCTACAGCCTGACCAAGGCGGACACCAACAACAGCGAATTCGATCCGTCCAGCCCGCTCTTCGGCTACACCGTCGACAGCCCCGGCGTGCGGTATCGTAACGAAGCGCTCTATGGCTTGCTTTCGGCGCAGATCACGGGACTGGACGGTCGTTGGATCAGCACCTTGTCGGGCCAGTTCGCGGACACTACGCGCAAGGGCTATGCCTCCTATGGTTTCGACTATGGCGACAAGGGACGGCGCTATAAAGGCTCCCTCACCTCCAGCCTGACACTGGGCACCGAGGCGGTCACGCACCGTATTACCGGCGCTGTCGATGTGGAGCGGGAAAGCTTCCGCAACCTGTCGAGCTTCGCTTTCATGGGCAAGCGGCATACCGACAATCTGGGCGTGGTCGGCCAGTATGAACTGACGGCGGGCGGCCTCTCGCTCGGCGGTTCGGTGCGCTATGACGAAAATGACCGGTTCGACGACACCACGACCTGGCGGGTCCAGGGCAGCTATCTGCTGCCCACGGGCACGCGCATCCGCGCCGCCTATGGTACAGGCGTCAAGAACCCGGGCTATTACGAACTTTATGGCTATATGGACGGCACCTATATCGGCAACCCGAACCTGAAGCCGGAAAAGTCAGAAGGCTGGGAGGCGGGATTGGAGCAGAGCGTCGGTGGCTGGGCGACGATCAGTGCGACCTGGTTCGATTCCACGCTGAACAATGAAATCTATACCTCCTATCCCGCACCGGCCTATGTCGCGACGCCCGCCAACCGCGACACGAAGAGCAAGCAGCATGGCATCGAAGCGTTCGTCAGCGCCCAGCCCCTGCCGCAACTGCGCTTCGACCTGGCCTATACCTGGCTGAAGGCGAAGGAGGATGGCGTCCGCGAAATCCGCCGGCCGAGGCATGTCGCGAGCGTCAACACCACGGTGACGAGTGCCGACCAGCGCTTCGCGACCACGCTGACGATCCGCTATAACGGCAGGACGACCGACACCGCCTATACCGATCCCAGCTATGTCCCCGTGACCGTGTCGATGCGGGAATATGTGCTGGTAAACCTCAGCCTCGACTACCGGGTGTCCCGCAATGTGGCGCTGTTCGGCCGGATCGAGAACCTGGCGGACGAGCAATATGAGGAAGTGTTCAGCTTCGCGACCGCCGGTCGCGCTGCCTATGGCGGCGTGCGGCTGACCTTCTGATGACAGGGACGTCGCGCCATCGCTCCGGAAGCCTGTCAGCGATGCGCGCCGTCCAACCGCATGATCTGATCCGCCATGCTACGCGCCGCGCGCGTGTAGCTGGGACCGCCGCACACCGTCCAGGCCTGTGGGATACTTATGCGTGGAATGTCGCGCAGCGCGGGATGGTGCAGCATTTCGCTGCCCTGATCGGTGATGCGGTCGGTCGCGCTTTCCACGATCAGGAAATCGGGCCGGGCGGCCACCATTTCCTCCAGGCTGACCTGCGCCAGCGCCGGCTTCCCCAGTTTTGCGGCAAGGTTCACCAGCCCCATGCGCTGCATCAGGTCGTCGATCAGCGTGCCGGTGCCGGT
This window encodes:
- a CDS encoding TonB-dependent receptor, with the translated sequence MKFVTTISLIAITAAAPALAQAPDGEASALPGDAIIVTASRSGEGVKASQLGASVTVIDNATLEARQTRIVSDVLRDVPGIAVSRIGGVGGQTQVRLRGSESNHVLVLIDGIEAADPYYGEYDFGTLIADPAARIEILRGQQSSLYGSDAIGGVINYITLSGREAPGIRGRIEGGSFGTVSGAARVAGAGDALDYALSASYYDTDGYPTARGGSRDIGSQSLGTSGKLNWTPTDNIKLTGVVRYSLTKADTNNSEFDPSSPLFGYTVDSPGVRYRNEALYGLLSAQITGLDGRWISTLSGQFADTTRKGYASYGFDYGDKGRRYKGSLTSSLTLGTEAVTHRITGAVDVERESFRNLSSFAFMGKRHTDNLGVVGQYELTAGGLSLGGSVRYDENDRFDDTTTWRVQGSYLLPTGTRIRAAYGTGVKNPGYYELYGYMDGTYIGNPNLKPEKSEGWEAGLEQSVGGWATISATWFDSTLNNEIYTSYPAPAYVATPANRDTKSKQHGIEAFVSAQPLPQLRFDLAYTWLKAKEDGVREIRRPRHVASVNTTVTSADQRFATTLTIRYNGRTTDTAYTDPSYVPVTVSMREYVLVNLSLDYRVSRNVALFGRIENLADEQYEEVFSFATAGRAAYGGVRLTF
- a CDS encoding TonB-dependent receptor; its protein translation is MKKPCLSILLLAVPTVAWAEAPGDAPSIVVTGAGLDLPPGTPAYGSVVIERQRLLDSASGRIETVLGDVAGFQQFRRSDSRSSNPSNQGATLRALGGNASSRTLMLLDGVPIADPFFGYIPFSALVPERLSVVRVTRGGGIGAFGAGAVAGTIEMASATRDQLPDVAASAFYGSRDSTELSATVTPDLDSGYVSLSGRWDRGDGFQTTPKSQRNAATMPAAYDGWSTNLRAVAPIGATSELQFRATLFEDKRTLRFVGADSMSQGQDASIRYISRGPWQVDALAYIQTRNFSNIVISSSSFRKSLDQRNTPSTGLGGKIELRPPVGADHVLRIGADTRFATGDMYEDAYNANIASNPRTFLRHAGGDQRTTGLFVEDDWSIGKLVLTGGARADRWTIRNGFYRQVSATTGAATGGDFADRSNWEVSGRVGALYKASDALALRAAAYSGFRLPTLNELYRPFVVFPITTRANDALVPEKLKGAEAGIDLTPAEGISLSATAFYNRLDDAIANVTIDSITRQRRNVERIVAKGIELTAAAALGDVRLSASYAYSHSTVHAPGAAFDGFTPAQSPRHATSATLAWAPQQGPSLSATLRYVADQYEDDLQSDVLPDALTMDAVARLPIGHGVSLVARGENLFDEEIVTRNAGGSIDLGTPRTLWIGLSFSR